The Ascochyta rabiei chromosome 15, complete sequence genome window below encodes:
- a CDS encoding DNA polymerase alpha accessory factor Mcl1, whose product MASEQRLRSRQAHAPGATYLAYTPNGKKLITAGVDNYCRVFTTGSDDEPITVDDCQENNAAVVAGNAFFITGSEDGTVSKYSLEGNKFEEILVRTTLPVRDVALSPDGNWIAVASDELSVNIVNTKDMTKVRTLRDQPRAVKHVSFDNKGEHLAVSCTDGNIYVYNLDENEPEMIKKVDGMIKSLETESESSSKVLWHPDGRAFATPTALRDVQVMSTNDWARQRVFKTGHTADITAAAWSPNGALLATASNDLDLKLWDTKTQKLLKSFDIVKATILAMVWHPTENILSYTNNEGELFIHTDFVPEEHLPLLNKSTVSAPFFHDPSEGRAGVAPAPQANATTRELPGRPRQRDGTPDSLDDLLGPDFRDDEARDDGDEDMEDFVVDDDGAGYAQAVNGHGKRTSGHLNGAEPVAKKRATTSALFRPQIHEPFQPGSTPWRGNRRLLCCSLTGHVETISQEGRHNTVSVNFYDQHTFRNFHFTDIFLYDKACLNENGTLFSCQPNSAGDGNPAMIYYRPHETWTTRTDWRTNLPAGESVTAIALSDSYVCVTTSTNYIRIYSLFGLPIRVYRQKSSPAVTCAAWRDYILTIGNGPIQSDLSTQLLYTIENVKHDTIYQDSDILALPPNTTLDSVFFSSSGDPYIYDSSGVLLTLLNWRSNGQARWVPMLDTKCLSRLATGGKEESYWPIGVAQDSNGASKFHCMIIKGKEKYPSAPVPHLSEFGFEIPLSSSIDRKKQMGVLDAEELSDEDDDEEEAAGGRKKNESKQQEHEQAFILSSTLHAQLASTLSHTRLSSSQKQDLTNLEVAIDRALLQLLGVECLAGEDHGMKALEIVSLMRDANGKMLDLAGKVAGRYGRDVLGEKIRELAEKRAAGREDEDVDDDFA is encoded by the exons ATGGCCTCGGAACAGCGACTGCGCAGCCGACAGGCTC ACGCTCCCGGCGCAACCTACCTCGCCTATACACCGAACGGAAAGAAACTCATCACAGCCGGAGTCGACAACTACTGCCGTGTGTTCACAACCGGGTCAGATGACGAGCCCATCACCGTAGACGACTGTCAAGAGAACAATGCAGCAGTGGTGGCTGGC AATGCCTTCTTCATCACTGGCTCAGAAGACGGCACAGTGAGCAAGTACTCGTTGGAAGGAAACAAGTTCGAGGAGATCCTCGTCAGGACCACGCTGCCTGTGCGAGATGTAGCCTTGAGTCCGGATGGCAATTGGATTGCTGTTGCGAGCGA TGAACTCTCGGTAAATATTGTAAACACAAAGGACATGACCAAAGTCCGTACACTACGCGATCAGCCACGCGCGGTCAAGCATGTGTCCTTTGACAACAAGGGCGAGCATCTCGCTGTCTCCTGCACCGACGGCAATATCTACGTATACAACCTCGACGAGAACGAGCCCGAGATGATCAAGAAGGTGGATGGCATGATCAAAAGCCTGGAGACTGAGTCTGAGTCAAGCTCAAAAGTGCTTTGGCACCCTGATGGAAGGGCTTTTGCAACACCTACAGCCCTTCGTGACGTGCAAGTCATGTCGACAAACGATTGGGCACGTCAGCGCGTTTTCAAGACAGGTCACACAGCAGATATTACAGCGGCAGCGTGGTCACCAAACGGTGCCCTTTTGGCAACAGCCTCCAACGATCTGGACCTAAAACTATGGGACACGAAGACACAAAAGTTGCTGAAATCGTTTGACATTGTCAAGGCAACCATACTTGCCATGGTCTGGCATCCTACCGAGAACATACTTTCCTACACAAACAATGAAGGAGAACTGTTCATCCACACAGACTTTGTGCCAGAAGAACACCTCCCATTGTTGAACAAATCTACCGTATCGGCGCCGTTCTTCCATGATCCTTCCGAAGGCCGAGCTGGAGTTGCACCTGCACCTCAGGCGAACGCCACAACAAGAGAGCTACCCGGACGACCACGGCAACGGGATGGCACGCCTGACTCCCTAGACGACCTGCTTGGCCCAGACTTCAGAGATGACGAGGCGAGAGATGATGGCGACGAGGACATGGAGGACTTTGTCGTTGATGACGATGGTGCAGGCTACGCACAAGCAGTCAACGGCCACGGAAAGCGGACGAGTGGCCACCTGAACGGCGCTGAGCCTGTGGCTAAGAAGCGTGCCACAACTAGTGCATTGTTCCGTCCACAGATTCATGAACCCTTTCAACCTGGTAGCACACCCTGGAGAGGCAATCGAAGGCTGCTCTGTTGCTCGTTGACTGGCCATGTCGAGACGATTTCGCAAGAAGGGCGGCATAATACCGTCTCTGTAAACTTCTACGACCAGCACACTTTCCGCAACTTCCACTTCACAGACATCTTTCTCTACGACAAGGCATGTCTCAACGAGAACGGAACGTTGTTTTCATGTCAGCCCAACAGTGCTGGCGATGGGAACCCAGCAATGATCTATTACCGCCCACACGAGACATGGACAACACGAACAGATTGGCGTACCAACCTGCCTGCCGGCGAGTCAGTAACGGCCATTGCACTATCCGACTCGTACGTCTGTGTAACAACCAGCACAAACTACATTCGCATCTACTCCTTATTTGGCCTGCCCATCCGGGTCTACCGCCAAAAGTCCTCACCCGCCGTGACCTGCGCTGCGTGGCGCGACTATATCCTCACTATCGGCAACGGACCCATCCAATCCGATCTCTCCACACAGCTGCTCTACACGATCGAGAACGTCAAACACGACACCATCTACCAAGACTCTGACATCCTCGCGCTCCCACCAAACACAACCCTCGACTCCGTCTTTTTCTCGTCCTCCGGAGACCCGTACATCTACGACTCGTCCGGCGTGCTGCTAACCCTGCTGAACTGGAGATCAAACGGGCAGGCACGCTGGGTACCGATGCTCGACACAAAATGCCTGTCCCGCCTCGCGACGGGCGGAAAGGAGGAATCGTACTGGCCCATCGGCGTGGCGCAAGACAGCAACGGCGCCTCCAAGTTCCACTGCATGATCATCAAGGGCAAGGAAAAGTACCCGTCCGCGCCAGTGCCGCACCTGAGCGAATTCGGCTTCGAGATTCCCCTCTCGAGCTCCATCGACCGCAAGAAGCAGATGGGAGTCCTCGACGCCGAAGAACTGagcgacgaagacgacgacgaagaagaagcagcagGTGGTCGGAAGAAGAACGAAAGCAAGCAGCAGGAGCACGAACAGGCTTTCATCCTGTCTAGCACTCTGCATGCCCAGCTCGCCTCCACGCTATCCCACACCCGGCTCTCGTCCTCACAGAAACAGGATCTCACCAACCTGGAAGTCGCTATCGATCGTGCCCTGCTGCAGCTTCTCGGTGTCGAGTGTCTGGCGGGCGAGGATCACGGGATGAAAGCATTGGAGATTGTGAGTCTGATGCGCGATGCAAACGGCAAGATGCTGGATCTTGCTGGCAAGGTTGCGGGTCGATACGGAAGAGATGTGCTTGGGGAAAAGATCAGAGAACTCGCGGAAAAGAGGGCTGCAGGGAGAGAAGACGAGGACGTCGACGATGACTTTGCTTGA
- a CDS encoding alpha-tubulin: MREVISLNVGQAGCQIANSCWELYCLEHGIQPDGYLTEERKAKNDDHGFSTFFSETGQGKYVPRTIYADLEPNVVDEVRTGTYRSLFHPEYMVTGKEDASNNYARGHYTVGKELIDQVLDKVRRVADNCSGLQGFLVFHSFGGGTGSGFGALLMERLSVDYGKKCKLEFCVYPAPQVATSVVEPYNSILTTHTTLEHSDCSFMVDNEAIYDICRRNLGIERPNYENLNRLIAQVVSSITASLRFDGSLNVDLNEFQTNLVPYPRIHFPLVAYAPVVSAAKAAHEANSVMEITNACFEPNNQMVKCDPRNGKYMATCLLYRGDVVPKDTHAAIAHLKTKRTIQFVDWCPTGFKIGICYQPPQNVPNGDLAGVNRAVCMLSNTTAISEAWSALSHKFDLMYSKRAFVHWYVGEGMEEGEFSEAREDLAALERDYEEVAADSLEGDDGVEAEY; the protein is encoded by the exons ATGAGAGAAGTCATCTCCCTCAACG TCGGCCAGGCCGGTTGCCAGATCGCAAACTCATGCTGGGAG CTCTACTGCCTCGAGCACGGCATCCAGCCCGATGGCTACCTCACTGAGGAGCGCAAGGCCAAGAACGACGACCACGGCTTCAGCACCTTCTTCTCCGAGACTG GCCAGGGCAAGTACGTCCCGCGCACCATCTACGCCGACTTGGAGCCCAACGTTGTCGACGAGGTTCGCACCGGCACCTACCGCTCGCTCTTCCACCCCGAGTACATGGTCACCGGCAAGGAGGATGCCTCGAACAACTACGCCCGTGGTCACTACACAGTCGGAAAGGAGCTCATCGACCAGGTCCTCGACAAGGTCCGCCGTGTCGCCGACAACTGCTCCGGTCTGCAAGGTTTCCTCGTCTTCCACTCGTTCGGTGGAGGAACAGGTTCCGGTTTCGGTGCCCTGCTGATGGAGCGTCTGTCCGTCGACTACGGCAAGAAGTGCAAGCTCGAATTCTGTGTCTACCCTGCGCCGCAGGTCGCCACCTCGGTTGTCGAGCCCTACAACTCCATCCTCACAACTCACACCACCCTGGAGCACTCTGACTGCTCCTTCATGGTTGATAACGAGGCCATCTACGACATCTGCCGCAGGAACCTTGGCATTGAGCGCCCCAACTACGAGAACCTGAACCGTCTCATCGCTCAGG TCGTCTCCTCCATCACTGCCTCGCTCCGCTTCGACGGTTCCCTCAACGTCGACTTGAACGAGTTCCAAACCAACCTGGTCCCTTACCCCCGTATCCACTTCCCTCTCGTGGCCTACGCTCCCGTTGTCTCAGCCGCCAAGGCCGCCCACGAGGCCAACTCGGTCATGGAGATCACCAACGCCTGCTTCGAGCCTAACAACCAGATGGTCAAGTGCGACCCTCGCAACGGCAAGTACATGGCCACCTGCCTGCTCTACCGCGGCGACGTCGTCCCCAAGGACACCCACGCCGCCATCGCCCACCTCAAGACCAAGCGCACCATCCAGTTCGTCGATTGGTGCCCCACTGGTTTCAAGATCGGTATCTGCTACCAGCCTCCCCAGAACGTCCCCAACGGCGACCTCGCCGGCGTCAACCGCGCCGTCTGCATGTTGTCCAACACCACAGCTATCAGCGAGGCCTGGTCCGCTCTGTCGCACAAGTTCGACCTTATGTACTCCAAGCGCGCCTTCGTCCACTGGTACGTCGGTGAGGGTATGGAGGAGGGCGAGTTCTCCGAGGCTCGTGAAGACTTGGCTGCTCTCGAGCGCGACTACGAG GAGGTTGCTGCCGATTCCCTTGAGGGTGACGACGGTGTCGAGGCTGAATACTAA
- a CDS encoding 2-dehydropantolactone reductase, which translates to MAKLDLTIPNLKLNDGASIPMLGYGTGTAWYKTGDESKIDQSIIDAVKMAIKLGYTHLDGAEMYKTEQELGTGIKESGVEREKLFVTGKVDKPNVHDIEGALQTSLKKLQLDYVDLYLIHQPWFAQTDEDIQNAWAQMEAIQAKGLAKSIGVSNYAPAHLRALLKTSKVVPACNQIEFHPYLQRTELLALHKQHGIATTAYGPLTAATKAVPGPLDDYFAALSKKYAVGAGEISLRWCIDQDIVPITTSSKEQRLSDYLRVATFKLTPKEIQEINKIGQQKHFRGFWQVKFEDSDRT; encoded by the exons ATGGCGAAGCTTGACCTTACAATCCCAAATCTCAAGCTCAACGATGGCGCCTCAATCCCCATGCTGGGATACGGCACAGGTACAGCGTGGTATAAGACTGGTGACGAGTCTAAGATTGATCAGAGCATCATCGATGCTGTGAAGATGGCAATCAAACTGGGATACACGCATCTTGACGGAGCAGAGA TGTACAAGACAGAACAAGAATTGGGAACTGGTATCAAAGAGTCCGGCGTAGAGCGAGAGAAGCTCTTTGTGACTGGCAAGGTTGACAAGCCTAATGTCCACGACATCGAGGGCGCACTGCAAACAAGTTTGAAGAAGTTACAGCTGGACTACGTTGACCT CTACCTCATTCACCAGCCATGGTTCGCGCAAACCGACGAAGACATTCAGAATGCCTGGGCACAGATGGAGGCCATCCAAGCCAAAGGTCTGGCGAAGTCGATTGGCGTTTCAAACTATGCTCCTGCTCACCTGAGAGCACTGTTGAAGACCTCCAAGGTGGTTCCAGCGTGTAACCAGATTGAGTTCCACCCTTACCTGCAGCGTACCGAGCTTCTGGCTCTGCACAAGCAGCATGGCATTGCCACAACGGCCTACGGTCCGCTCACTGCAGCTACAAAAGCTGTGCCAGGACCTTTGGACGACTACTTTGCGGCTTTGTCGAAGAAGTATGCTGTCGGCGCCGGCGAGATCTCCCTTAGGTGGTGCATCGACCAGGATATCGTGCCTATCACTACTTCATCGAAGGAGCAGAGACTCAGTGACTACCTGAGGGTTGCCACTTTCAAGCTCACGCCTAAGGAAATCCAGGAAATCAACAAGATCGGTCAGCAGAAGCATTTCCGTGGTTTCTGGCAGGTGAAGTTCGAAGACAGCGACAGGACTTAG